A single window of Paenibacillus sp. FSL H8-0537 DNA harbors:
- a CDS encoding helix-turn-helix domain-containing protein has product MRRASNLLLETELSVTAIAERLGYPSIHPFTRHFSACYGVSPKQYRLQPQARA; this is encoded by the coding sequence ATGAGGCGGGCTTCCAATCTCCTGCTGGAAACCGAGCTTAGTGTAACCGCCATTGCTGAGCGGCTCGGCTATCCCTCCATCCACCCGTTTACGCGCCATTTCAGCGCCTGCTATGGCGTCAGTCCGAAGCAGTATCGACTTCAGCCGCAAGCAAGAGCGTGA
- a CDS encoding pentapeptide repeat-containing protein, whose translation MNQKLTSYLNGVFTPYDGVKSVTELKADLHSDLQERYHDLKTEGKDDETAFNMTIESIGDIEQTIMEVANLSRSLERQVLTNLSASNLQMSDFAGVIAHKGQFKASALRGSDFAGADLTGSSFKSSDVREANFDGANLTDCILSTSDLTKVSFKQSILVRTTFSMSGLDGAKFTSIKLTDVTLSKTDLRKTIFEGCSFNGVDFEYSDLSGLCLDGQTFIGVKFDKAALNEVSFRGATLKNVSFKSAFSFSKRYYRAIQSICFDGAMMDKLTFAVLKGMEADLSKVKVI comes from the coding sequence ATGAATCAGAAATTGACCAGCTATTTGAATGGCGTGTTTACGCCATATGATGGGGTGAAAAGCGTCACCGAATTAAAGGCGGATCTGCACTCCGATTTGCAGGAGCGATATCATGATCTCAAAACCGAGGGCAAGGATGATGAAACAGCGTTTAACATGACCATTGAGAGCATCGGCGACATCGAACAAACGATAATGGAGGTCGCCAACCTCTCTCGCTCGCTGGAGCGGCAGGTGCTGACAAACCTTAGCGCAAGCAACTTGCAAATGAGCGACTTTGCTGGCGTTATTGCCCATAAAGGTCAATTTAAAGCTAGCGCATTGCGCGGTTCCGACTTTGCTGGCGCAGACTTGACTGGAAGCTCGTTTAAAAGCAGCGACGTACGTGAAGCCAATTTTGACGGGGCAAATCTGACGGACTGCATTCTATCCACCTCTGACCTTACGAAGGTTAGCTTTAAGCAATCCATCCTTGTACGCACTACCTTCAGCATGTCTGGGCTGGATGGAGCAAAATTCACAAGTATAAAACTGACCGACGTCACATTAAGCAAGACCGACCTTAGAAAAACAATCTTCGAAGGCTGTTCCTTTAATGGCGTGGACTTCGAATATTCCGACCTGAGCGGGCTGTGTCTGGATGGGCAGACCTTTATCGGCGTTAAGTTTGACAAAGCGGCATTAAACGAAGTTTCGTTTAGGGGCGCTACACTCAAAAATGTCTCCTTCAAGTCTGCGTTTTCCTTTTCTAAAAGGTATTATCGTGCAATCCAATCGATCTGCTTTGACGGCGCAATGATGGATAAACTGACCTTTGCTGTGCTCAAAGGCATGGAGGCCGATTTATCAAAAGTTAAGGTGATATAA
- a CDS encoding ABC-F family ATP-binding cassette domain-containing protein — MSILNVERLSHGFGDRAIFSDVSFRLLKGEHIGLIGANGEGKSTFMNIITGKLQPDDGKVEWARRMRTGYLDQHAVLTKGQSMRDVLRGAFQYLFDMEQEMNDMYGRMGDVSPEELEQLLEDVGTIQDTLTNQDFYMIDAKIDETARGLGLTDIGLDKDVHDLSGGQRTKVLLAKLLLEKPDILLLDEPTNYLDEQHIVWLTRYLQEYENAFILISHDIPFLNSVINLIYHMENQSLSRYVGDYEYFQQVYEAKKHQLESAFKRQQQEISELKDFVARNKASVATRNMAMSRQKKLDKMDVIELAREKPKPQFNFKPARTSGKVIFETKDLVIGYDSPLSRPLNLSMERGQKIALVGSNGIGKTTLLRSILGQIPAISGSARLGDLLEIGYFEQEMKETNNNTCIEEVWKEFPSFTQFEIRAALAKCGLTTKHIESKIVVLSGGEKAKVRLCKLINHETNLLVLDEPTNHLDVDAKDELQRALKAYKGSILLISHEPEFYRDIVTDTWNCEDWTTKVF; from the coding sequence ATGAGCATATTAAATGTAGAGCGGCTGAGTCACGGTTTCGGAGACCGGGCGATTTTCAGCGATGTATCATTCCGCCTTCTGAAGGGCGAGCATATCGGTCTGATTGGTGCCAACGGTGAAGGGAAGTCCACCTTTATGAACATCATCACAGGCAAGCTGCAGCCGGACGATGGTAAAGTTGAGTGGGCAAGACGCATGCGGACGGGCTATCTGGATCAGCACGCTGTGCTGACAAAGGGACAGTCCATGCGCGATGTTCTGCGCGGTGCGTTCCAATATCTGTTCGATATGGAGCAGGAAATGAACGACATGTATGGCAGAATGGGTGATGTCTCTCCAGAGGAGCTGGAGCAGCTTCTGGAGGATGTCGGAACGATTCAGGACACGCTAACGAATCAGGATTTTTATATGATCGATGCCAAAATCGATGAAACGGCTCGTGGTCTTGGACTTACGGATATCGGTTTAGACAAGGATGTTCATGATCTCAGTGGAGGTCAGCGCACCAAGGTACTGCTGGCCAAATTGCTGCTAGAGAAACCGGATATCCTATTGCTTGACGAGCCTACGAACTATCTCGACGAGCAGCATATCGTATGGCTTACCCGATATTTACAGGAATACGAAAATGCCTTTATTTTAATCTCGCATGATATTCCGTTCTTGAACAGCGTCATTAACCTGATCTACCATATGGAAAATCAGTCGTTGTCGCGCTATGTGGGAGATTATGAGTATTTCCAGCAGGTGTACGAGGCGAAAAAGCACCAGCTTGAATCTGCCTTTAAACGGCAGCAGCAGGAAATCTCGGAATTGAAGGACTTCGTTGCACGCAACAAGGCCAGCGTGGCTACGCGTAATATGGCGATGTCTAGGCAGAAAAAGCTCGATAAGATGGACGTTATAGAACTCGCAAGGGAAAAACCAAAGCCGCAGTTCAACTTCAAGCCGGCGCGCACTTCCGGCAAGGTTATTTTTGAAACGAAGGATCTCGTCATCGGCTATGATTCACCACTGTCGAGACCGCTGAACCTGAGTATGGAGCGGGGACAAAAAATAGCGTTGGTCGGTTCGAACGGGATTGGTAAAACAACGCTGCTGCGCAGTATTCTCGGGCAAATACCGGCGATTTCAGGCTCAGCAAGGCTAGGGGATCTGCTGGAAATCGGCTATTTCGAGCAGGAAATGAAGGAAACGAACAACAACACCTGTATTGAAGAGGTTTGGAAGGAGTTCCCGTCCTTTACACAGTTTGAAATCCGGGCGGCTCTTGCCAAATGCGGCCTGACAACCAAGCACATCGAGAGCAAAATCGTGGTGCTAAGCGGCGGAGAGAAAGCCAAAGTCCGCTTGTGCAAGCTGATCAACCACGAGACGAATCTGCTCGTGCTGGATGAGCCGACCAACCATCTCGACGTGGATGCAAAGGATGAGCTGCAGCGTGCGCTTAAAGCGTATAAGGGAAGCATTTTGCTGATTTCCCATGAACCCGAATTTTACCGCGATATTGTGACGGATACGTGGAACTGCGAAGATTGGACAACGAAAGTGTTTTAA
- a CDS encoding bifunctional transcriptional activator/DNA repair enzyme AdaA — protein MSDEWKANPDQISDSLRYQDEPFPPAPVSNEQWRAIVGNDPSYDGQFYYAVKTTGIFCRPSCKSRPPNRENIGFFLTAEQALAAQFRPCKRCKPTGQRLPDEEWIAMVTVYIDRHYKEKLTLATLASICHGTPYHLHRTFKKVTGKTPVDYIQQIRIEKAKAILLSSPTPIAEVGEYVGLSNTPYFITLFKQKTGHTPEGYRQWHNNGGITTNKGDLQNEEFI, from the coding sequence ATGTCCGACGAATGGAAAGCGAATCCGGATCAGATTTCTGACAGCCTGCGCTATCAGGACGAGCCATTCCCGCCCGCGCCTGTGTCTAATGAACAATGGCGAGCCATCGTAGGCAATGACCCTTCATATGACGGTCAATTTTATTACGCTGTCAAAACAACGGGTATTTTTTGCCGGCCGTCCTGCAAATCTAGACCGCCCAACAGGGAAAATATCGGATTCTTTCTGACTGCCGAGCAAGCGTTGGCTGCCCAATTTCGTCCATGTAAACGCTGTAAACCGACCGGGCAACGATTGCCAGATGAAGAATGGATCGCGATGGTGACCGTATATATTGATCGACACTACAAAGAAAAGCTAACGCTTGCCACCCTTGCATCCATTTGCCATGGCACGCCGTATCATTTGCACCGAACGTTCAAAAAAGTAACGGGCAAAACACCCGTCGATTATATCCAGCAAATTAGAATCGAAAAAGCCAAGGCGATACTCCTCTCTTCCCCTACACCAATTGCAGAAGTAGGCGAATATGTCGGCTTGTCAAATACCCCTTATTTTATTACCTTGTTCAAGCAGAAAACCGGGCATACACCAGAAGGCTACCGACAGTGGCATAACAATGGTGGAATAACAACAAATAAAGGAGATCTCCAAAATGAAGAATTCATTTAG
- a CDS encoding OsmC family protein produces the protein MKHPFHLKAVWNGGRNSEGHINAGGLKTVVSIPQEMGGPGTGTNPDEMLLGAAATCYLITLAAMLERSDITPQELTLESEAIVDVTNNVFTYERIVHKPRIVLKADASVAEHTKAERLAYRAEESCMISRAVAGNVSIETQPIIVITGADAD, from the coding sequence ATGAAACACCCTTTTCATCTGAAGGCGGTATGGAATGGTGGGCGTAACAGTGAAGGACATATCAATGCCGGCGGGTTAAAAACGGTCGTTTCGATTCCGCAGGAGATGGGCGGGCCGGGAACTGGAACAAACCCTGACGAAATGCTTTTGGGGGCAGCAGCAACCTGTTATCTGATTACCCTTGCAGCGATGCTTGAACGCTCGGATATTACACCGCAGGAGCTGACTCTGGAGTCTGAAGCGATTGTAGATGTAACGAATAATGTGTTTACGTACGAACGGATTGTACACAAACCGCGAATTGTGCTCAAAGCGGATGCATCAGTGGCGGAACACACGAAGGCCGAGCGGCTGGCTTATAGGGCAGAAGAGTCCTGTATGATCTCCAGAGCAGTGGCAGGCAATGTCTCGATAGAGACGCAGCCTATTATTGTGATAACGGGGGCTGATGCAGATTAA
- a CDS encoding GNAT family N-acetyltransferase, with protein MRIIAATDSHYEYIRKHDHHISEHLILPKIRGNEIYILQNEEYSIVGWMRHSYFWDNTPFMNMIWIDDTYRSKGLGKKAILFWEDEMKKLGFNLVMTSTLANEGAQHFYRKLGYRDSGCLLLEDEPLEIILTKSLKL; from the coding sequence ATGAGGATTATTGCTGCAACTGATTCGCACTACGAATATATTAGAAAACATGACCATCACATTTCAGAACACTTAATCTTACCGAAAATTAGGGGGAATGAGATATATATTCTGCAGAATGAAGAATATAGTATCGTTGGGTGGATGCGGCACAGCTATTTTTGGGATAACACACCTTTTATGAATATGATTTGGATCGATGATACATATCGAAGTAAAGGATTAGGTAAGAAAGCAATTCTTTTTTGGGAAGATGAAATGAAGAAGCTCGGTTTTAACTTAGTTATGACCTCCACTTTAGCTAATGAAGGGGCTCAGCATTTTTATAGAAAATTAGGTTATCGAGATTCAGGATGCTTATTACTTGAAGATGAGCCTTTGGAAATTATCCTTACTAAGAGCCTGAAGTTATAG
- a CDS encoding AraC family transcriptional regulator produces the protein MTVTINAEEHIQLWNAAAIKVIDVRHFSMMHGEELRSYLFPSSVFLYAIRGEAQVLLDGIEHSAKRFHLWHGGKGTCLDIFPTEAEFEYYLIFYKATIPSTGRREILHLIERYNPFQLQYSLAPLYAAVLFDKVDTMLKEWQSSRTLEKFHVKTLFYQFVYELLWQLEHQQIGMKRPDLAAQVVRYIQEHYHEPVTRESIAQIFHYSVPYVSRQFRQETGISMIDYVIKERVNKAMEYLQKTDMTVQEASASVGYDDVSYFTRIFKKHTGMTPKQFKDQDKAKKAGFDYPIIRVGSSLFPRRLQRYIGSGYENHYRYKREGDLSMYRHKSSMGVTLLLCLTLLLSACSGTGSSNNGSVASSAPAATTDGSTQVQASASNSGAASAAEMVTYSAVNGEVKIPKNPQRVVIIAGAFVGHLLALGIKPVGAGEEAFNSYTEGKLDGVESIGDGIAYEKILELQPDLIIVWNDPAVLDKLNQIAPTVVVDYGVPVRQQLLEFGKMTGREEQANAWITAWDKKIADYKPKVQAAVGDKTVAIFDSGSAKEFYAYGNKLGRGGEIIYGEFELKAPPIIQKEAIDSGTGWAKLSLELLPEYAGDYIFISEWTGKDNPEAVFEGSMWEQLEAVKNNHVFREKGRGFMFSDPVSLDAQLEFVVKSFIGK, from the coding sequence TTGACTGTCACGATCAATGCGGAAGAGCATATCCAGCTATGGAATGCTGCTGCTATCAAGGTGATTGACGTAAGGCACTTCAGCATGATGCATGGCGAGGAGTTGCGGTCGTACCTCTTTCCGTCTAGTGTCTTCCTATATGCCATTCGCGGCGAGGCTCAGGTGCTGCTGGACGGGATCGAACATTCCGCGAAGCGCTTCCATCTATGGCACGGTGGAAAAGGGACCTGTCTGGATATTTTTCCAACGGAAGCGGAGTTTGAATATTATTTGATCTTCTATAAAGCAACGATTCCATCGACTGGCAGGCGGGAAATCTTGCATCTTATAGAGCGGTATAATCCGTTTCAACTGCAATATAGTTTGGCTCCACTGTATGCTGCTGTTTTATTTGACAAGGTGGATACCATGCTGAAAGAATGGCAGAGCTCGCGCACGTTAGAAAAATTTCATGTTAAAACGTTGTTTTATCAATTTGTTTATGAACTGCTATGGCAGCTGGAGCATCAGCAAATTGGCATGAAACGACCTGATCTTGCAGCCCAGGTCGTTCGCTATATTCAGGAGCATTACCATGAGCCTGTAACCCGCGAATCGATCGCGCAGATTTTTCACTACAGCGTCCCCTATGTATCCAGACAATTTAGACAGGAAACGGGCATAAGCATGATTGATTATGTGATAAAAGAGCGTGTTAACAAAGCCATGGAATACCTGCAGAAAACAGATATGACTGTGCAAGAGGCTTCCGCAAGTGTCGGCTATGACGATGTATCCTATTTCACGAGAATTTTCAAAAAACATACCGGGATGACTCCCAAGCAATTCAAGGATCAGGATAAAGCAAAGAAAGCGGGGTTCGATTATCCTATCATTAGGGTTGGATCGTCCCTTTTCCCGCGCAGGCTGCAACGTTATATTGGTAGTGGATATGAGAATCATTATCGATATAAAAGAGAGGGAGATTTATCGATGTACAGACACAAATCATCTATGGGGGTCACTTTACTATTATGCCTTACGCTGTTACTTAGCGCGTGCTCAGGAACAGGCAGCTCTAATAATGGATCAGTTGCGTCATCTGCCCCAGCAGCAACGACAGATGGAAGCACTCAAGTGCAGGCCTCAGCATCAAACAGTGGTGCAGCGAGCGCAGCGGAAATGGTGACTTATTCGGCAGTGAATGGCGAAGTTAAAATTCCCAAAAATCCGCAGCGTGTCGTTATTATAGCGGGCGCCTTTGTTGGCCATTTGCTGGCACTCGGCATTAAGCCGGTTGGTGCGGGAGAAGAGGCTTTTAACAGCTATACGGAAGGAAAGCTGGATGGGGTTGAAAGTATAGGTGATGGGATTGCGTATGAAAAGATTTTGGAGCTGCAGCCGGATCTCATTATCGTATGGAACGACCCAGCTGTTCTCGACAAGCTGAACCAGATTGCTCCGACGGTAGTTGTCGATTATGGCGTGCCTGTAAGGCAGCAGCTGCTGGAATTCGGGAAAATGACGGGCCGGGAGGAGCAGGCAAATGCCTGGATTACGGCTTGGGATAAAAAGATAGCCGATTATAAGCCGAAGGTGCAAGCGGCTGTGGGTGACAAAACCGTTGCTATCTTTGACTCTGGCAGCGCTAAAGAGTTTTATGCTTACGGCAATAAGCTTGGAAGAGGCGGCGAGATTATTTATGGCGAATTCGAGTTGAAGGCGCCGCCCATTATTCAGAAGGAAGCGATCGACAGCGGTACAGGCTGGGCGAAGCTGTCTTTGGAGCTGCTTCCCGAATATGCAGGAGATTATATTTTTATAAGCGAGTGGACAGGCAAGGACAATCCAGAGGCTGTTTTTGAAGGCAGCATGTGGGAGCAGCTGGAAGCAGTCAAAAACAATCACGTTTTCCGTGAAAAAGGAAGAGGCTTTATGTTCAGCGACCCTGTGTCTTTGGACGCTCAGTTGGAGTTTGTTGTAAAGAGCTTTATTGGGAAATGA
- a CDS encoding aldo/keto reductase, translating to MTFENRTVKAINGVEIPQLGFGVYKITKEKEFETAISEAIRIGYRHFDTAKIYGNEEALGREIQKSGLPREDFFITSKVWNTDLGYKATRKAFEQTCKKLKVDNLDMYLIHFAAPNDLEAWRAMEELYSEGKIKVIGVANFEIQHLERLMKHAKIPPMINQIETHPEFAQNDLHQYLNQHQILHEAWGPLGQGNKALLEHPELKRIADYHHKTVAQVILRWHLERGIIVIPKSSSPKRMKENSQIFDFELTSDEMEQINQLNIGKRYSVNPTGYMIHPIYNKLMKLFIK from the coding sequence ATGACTTTTGAAAATAGAACAGTAAAAGCGATCAATGGGGTTGAAATTCCGCAATTGGGGTTTGGGGTATACAAAATAACGAAAGAAAAAGAGTTTGAAACGGCGATCAGCGAGGCGATTCGAATCGGATATCGGCATTTTGATACCGCTAAAATTTACGGCAATGAGGAAGCATTAGGAAGAGAAATACAGAAAAGCGGTCTGCCGCGCGAGGATTTTTTTATTACGTCTAAAGTGTGGAATACGGATCTTGGCTATAAAGCGACCAGGAAGGCTTTTGAGCAAACTTGCAAAAAGCTGAAAGTAGATAATCTGGATATGTACTTGATTCATTTTGCCGCACCAAATGATTTGGAAGCGTGGCGAGCGATGGAAGAGCTGTACTCCGAAGGGAAAATCAAAGTGATTGGCGTTGCAAATTTTGAGATTCAACACCTTGAACGATTAATGAAGCATGCTAAAATCCCACCGATGATCAATCAAATTGAGACGCATCCCGAATTTGCCCAAAATGACCTGCATCAGTATCTCAATCAGCATCAGATTTTACATGAGGCATGGGGGCCGCTAGGGCAAGGGAATAAAGCGTTATTGGAGCATCCGGAATTAAAAAGAATCGCTGATTATCATCATAAAACAGTGGCTCAGGTCATTTTACGTTGGCACTTGGAGCGAGGCATCATCGTTATTCCAAAATCATCGAGCCCAAAAAGAATGAAAGAAAATAGTCAGATATTTGATTTTGAGCTGACTAGTGATGAAATGGAGCAGATCAACCAGCTGAATATAGGCAAAAGGTATTCGGTTAATCCAACGGGTTATATGATACATCCTATCTATAATAAACTGATGAAGCTATTTATTAAATAA
- a CDS encoding polysaccharide deacetylase family protein has translation MFKSKLVSGLVALALSVTLMSSSMVPGASAADVNCPNGYVGLTFDDGPNTGSTTNLLNALKQAGLRATMFNVGQNAQNNPSLVREQVAAGMWIGNHSYTHPQMTALSSSQMTSEITRTQQAIQSITGTAPKLFRPPYGATNATLKSVVAQNGLKEVLWNVDSLDWNGATSAQIVAATGRLQNGDVILMHDQFQATRQAIPQIAQSLKSRGLCSGMISPTTGRAVAPDGGGTTPSPGTGTKVEAENMTKSGQYTGNINSPFNGVALYANNDLVKYTQYFASGTHHFSLRGASNNSSMARVDLKIGGQTKGTFYFGGSNPAVYTLNNVSHGTGNQVIELVVTADDGTWDAYLDYLEIN, from the coding sequence ATGTTTAAATCAAAACTAGTTAGTGGATTAGTGGCATTGGCGCTTTCCGTTACGTTAATGTCCAGCTCAATGGTGCCAGGAGCCAGTGCTGCTGATGTGAACTGTCCGAACGGCTACGTAGGTTTAACATTCGACGATGGCCCCAATACCGGGAGCACGACAAATCTGCTCAATGCGTTGAAGCAGGCCGGATTGCGCGCAACGATGTTCAACGTCGGACAAAACGCACAAAATAACCCGTCTCTGGTGCGGGAACAAGTGGCCGCGGGCATGTGGATCGGCAACCACTCCTATACACATCCGCAAATGACTGCACTTAGCAGCTCGCAGATGACGTCGGAAATTACACGGACGCAGCAGGCGATTCAGTCCATTACCGGAACCGCGCCAAAGCTGTTCCGTCCACCGTACGGTGCTACCAACGCGACGCTGAAATCTGTCGTGGCTCAAAACGGTCTTAAAGAAGTGCTGTGGAACGTGGACTCCTTGGACTGGAACGGTGCCACCTCTGCTCAGATCGTGGCCGCCACGGGCAGGCTGCAAAACGGTGACGTCATCCTGATGCATGACCAGTTTCAGGCTACGCGCCAAGCGATCCCGCAGATTGCTCAAAGCCTCAAGAGCCGGGGCCTTTGCTCAGGCATGATCTCGCCGACCACGGGCCGTGCGGTCGCTCCTGACGGCGGCGGTACAACTCCGTCTCCAGGAACAGGTACGAAAGTGGAAGCTGAGAATATGACCAAAAGCGGTCAGTATACTGGAAATATTAACTCGCCATTCAACGGAGTTGCTTTATATGCCAACAATGATTTAGTGAAATACACGCAATATTTTGCGAGTGGCACTCATCATTTTTCACTGCGTGGTGCTTCGAACAACTCCAGCATGGCCAGAGTCGACTTGAAAATCGGTGGACAGACGAAGGGGACGTTCTACTTCGGCGGGAGCAATCCAGCGGTCTATACGCTAAACAATGTCAGCCATGGAACCGGGAATCAAGTGATTGAGCTTGTTGTAACAGCGGATGACGGCACATGGGATGCTTACCTTGATTATTTGGAGATTAACTAA
- a CDS encoding methylated-DNA--[protein]-cysteine S-methyltransferase, with protein sequence MKNSFSGGIYWSLFSYEDWSLHVAATNEGLCFVGSQKQPYEELAKWAASRIPHSPLIRDAEKLLPYKAELAQYLQGTLETFTIPTVFQGTPFQEAVWQALCSIPYGQTWSYSDIANHIQKPAAVRAVGAAIGANPILITIPCHRVIGKNGTLTGYRGGIEMKTKLLQLEGYKIKSTS encoded by the coding sequence ATGAAGAATTCATTTAGCGGGGGCATATATTGGTCGCTGTTTAGTTATGAAGATTGGAGCCTGCACGTTGCAGCTACAAACGAAGGGCTTTGCTTTGTAGGTTCGCAGAAACAGCCCTATGAAGAGTTAGCGAAATGGGCTGCGTCGCGTATTCCGCATAGCCCATTGATTCGGGATGCTGAAAAGCTGCTTCCGTATAAGGCTGAGCTGGCTCAATATTTGCAAGGAACGCTTGAAACATTTACAATCCCTACCGTATTTCAAGGAACACCTTTCCAAGAGGCAGTATGGCAGGCTCTTTGCAGCATTCCATATGGGCAAACCTGGTCCTATTCGGATATTGCCAACCATATTCAAAAACCCGCGGCGGTTCGAGCTGTTGGTGCAGCCATTGGTGCGAACCCGATACTCATTACCATTCCTTGCCATCGTGTTATCGGCAAAAACGGGACACTCACTGGCTATCGAGGTGGAATAGAGATGAAAACCAAGCTATTGCAGTTGGAAGGTTACAAAATAAAAAGCACCTCTTAG
- a CDS encoding ABC transporter permease produces MDTIISVTIMPIALMLLFVYVFGGAIQSGTDNYVNYLLPGILLIAIASGISYTAFRLFTDVQRGIFERFHSMPISRSSLLWGHVLTSLVSNTISVVVIILVALVMGFRSSAGILSWLAVAGILALFTLALTWVAAIAGLSAKSVDGASAFSYPIIFLPFISSAFVPTESMPSAVRAFAENQPVTSIVEAIRALLSDQSVGNDIWVALAWCVGILFAAYFLAMWVYKKRV; encoded by the coding sequence ATGGACACCATCATCTCGGTCACCATCATGCCGATTGCGTTAATGCTGCTGTTCGTCTATGTATTCGGCGGTGCCATTCAAAGCGGAACGGATAACTATGTGAATTACCTGCTGCCTGGCATACTGCTAATTGCTATTGCTAGCGGTATATCCTACACGGCCTTCCGCCTGTTTACCGATGTGCAGCGTGGCATATTCGAGCGCTTTCACTCCATGCCGATTTCACGTTCCAGCTTGCTGTGGGGGCATGTACTGACCTCACTGGTGTCCAACACCATATCTGTTGTCGTCATCATTCTCGTAGCACTCGTTATGGGCTTTCGTTCGTCGGCGGGGATACTGTCATGGCTTGCAGTAGCTGGCATACTGGCTCTGTTTACGTTGGCATTAACTTGGGTCGCGGCCATTGCCGGACTGTCCGCCAAATCGGTGGATGGCGCAAGCGCCTTTTCCTATCCGATTATCTTCCTGCCGTTTATCAGCTCGGCGTTTGTGCCGACCGAGTCGATGCCGTCGGCCGTTCGCGCCTTTGCCGAAAACCAGCCGGTGACCTCAATCGTGGAAGCCATCCGTGCGCTATTGTCAGATCAATCGGTGGGTAACGATATATGGGTCGCACTGGCGTGGTGCGTCGGAATTTTATTCGCAGCATATTTTTTAGCAATGTGGGTGTATAAGAAGCGGGTGTGA
- a CDS encoding Rrf2 family transcriptional regulator gives MSYSTALSQGIAILLYIHSIAEENCSTFLSTKVISEQLNIPVPTTVKVIRNLNNARLTLAKEGAKGGILLAKPLVEITLLDVFLAVEPGKTLFKLHTDTTLQGKEVDAVKQKIASSLQTVEMDMQNNLKEVRLTDFLH, from the coding sequence ATGTCATACTCCACGGCTCTATCGCAAGGAATTGCCATATTGCTCTATATTCACAGCATTGCGGAGGAGAACTGCTCTACCTTTTTGTCTACAAAAGTGATTTCTGAGCAATTGAATATTCCCGTTCCAACGACGGTTAAAGTCATCAGGAATCTGAATAATGCTAGGCTGACGCTTGCTAAAGAAGGAGCGAAGGGAGGCATTCTGCTGGCAAAGCCACTAGTAGAAATTACGTTATTAGATGTTTTTTTAGCGGTCGAACCTGGCAAAACGCTGTTCAAGCTTCATACCGATACCACGCTTCAAGGGAAAGAAGTAGACGCAGTCAAACAAAAGATTGCCTCCAGTCTGCAAACCGTTGAGATGGATATGCAAAATAACTTAAAAGAAGTGAGGTTAACCGACTTTTTGCACTGA
- a CDS encoding PadR family transcriptional regulator has protein sequence MSESKITSDLLRGHTDTMILRLLSEADRYGYEIVKLIAERSGGEYELKEATMYSSVRRLEADGDIEWYWGDESQGGRRKYFRITDKGKVTYDRNKSNWEYSKRVLENLL, from the coding sequence ATGAGTGAGAGCAAAATTACATCCGACCTGCTGCGCGGACATACCGATACAATGATTTTACGGCTCTTATCCGAAGCTGACCGATACGGATACGAGATTGTCAAACTAATTGCCGAGCGCTCGGGCGGCGAGTATGAATTAAAGGAAGCTACGATGTACTCCAGTGTCCGGCGGCTTGAGGCAGACGGCGATATCGAGTGGTATTGGGGGGATGAATCGCAGGGCGGGCGGCGCAAATATTTTAGGATTACCGATAAGGGCAAAGTGACTTACGACCGCAACAAAAGCAATTGGGAGTATTCAAAGCGCGTGCTAGAAAACTTATTATAA